Proteins from a single region of ANME-2 cluster archaeon:
- the thrC gene encoding threonine synthase, protein MVYVTGFRCFKCGKHHLPDEIESKPIPRCSNCNSGLDAEYDYDSIRKSLLTDPFKRASPTHWKYWAFLPVRDLSHIITMGEGGTPLLENNSLTSDIGCKRMLVKYEAMNPTGSFKDRGSSLEITKAMEYGKEKVVLASTGNMGASVAAYAAFAGLECIVFVPNIVGPAKIKQIRAYGADIRFVDGDYSLAMNQAEEYVIAHTDSFLTGDYPWRGEGTKTVGFEIADQLYWGVPDVIVAPIGNGTLIWGIYEAFIDMYEVGVIERKPTFIGIQVEACRPVVDAWEKNSREIIPVEDPETIATAIACGDPIDGLGALRAIRETGGQAVSVSDNEVIEVRDFLAGHGIFVEPSGAVAYAGARRVSGGLEGKTVVCMATGHGLKDMCGIE, encoded by the coding sequence ATGGTATATGTAACAGGTTTTCGATGTTTCAAATGCGGCAAGCACCATCTACCGGATGAGATTGAGAGCAAACCAATTCCTAGGTGTTCCAATTGTAACTCCGGATTGGATGCGGAGTATGATTATGATTCCATAAGGAAATCCCTCCTTACAGACCCGTTCAAGCGGGCGAGCCCCACCCATTGGAAATACTGGGCGTTCTTACCTGTGCGGGACCTGTCCCATATCATTACCATGGGTGAGGGGGGCACGCCACTGCTTGAGAACAATTCTCTTACCAGTGACATAGGATGCAAGCGGATGCTGGTGAAATACGAGGCCATGAACCCCACAGGTTCTTTTAAGGACCGGGGCTCGTCCCTGGAGATCACCAAGGCGATGGAGTATGGAAAGGAGAAGGTGGTATTGGCCTCTACAGGCAATATGGGTGCTTCGGTGGCGGCATATGCTGCTTTTGCCGGGCTTGAATGTATCGTATTTGTGCCAAATATTGTAGGTCCGGCCAAGATCAAGCAAATAAGGGCGTACGGGGCTGATATCCGGTTCGTGGATGGCGATTACTCACTGGCGATGAATCAGGCCGAGGAGTATGTGATAGCCCACACGGATTCATTCCTTACAGGTGATTATCCCTGGAGGGGGGAGGGGACCAAGACCGTAGGCTTTGAGATAGCTGACCAGTTATACTGGGGGGTGCCTGATGTGATTGTTGCACCTATAGGTAACGGGACTCTTATCTGGGGTATTTACGAGGCCTTCATAGACATGTACGAGGTGGGTGTCATTGAGCGCAAACCGACTTTTATTGGCATACAGGTTGAGGCCTGCCGCCCTGTTGTGGATGCCTGGGAGAAGAATTCCAGGGAGATCATTCCTGTGGAGGATCCTGAGACTATTGCTACTGCCATTGCCTGTGGTGACCCTATTGACGGGCTGGGGGCTTTGCGTGCTATAAGGGAGACCGGGGGGCAGGCTGTAAGTGTTTCTGATAATGAGGTGATTGAGGTGCGGGATTTTTTGGCAGGGCATGGTATTTTTGTTGAGCCGAGTGGTGCGGTGGCGTATGCTGGGGCGCGGCGGGTGTCCGGAGGGTTGGAGGGTAAGACTGTGGTATGTATGGCGACAGGGCACGGGCTGAAAGATATGTGTGGGATTGAGTGA
- a CDS encoding 4Fe-4S binding protein: MKEAGLRRILNLQAFHGYIYARWTNQYVNLLVNKIFPRLSPLRKIWLSEHYHGKILTPEQAHSIITNDKDIPLHDLEQIIPYQIARDIVLKGPPDVAVYECSCRHNHENPCQPTQVCMIVGQPFVDFILEHNPKSSRKLTQTEALELLQSEHERGHLHTAWFKDACIDRFYSICNCCKCCCGGIEAMVKYDIPSMASSGYVAQLDNDICTACGTCIDVCPFSALSENEICVAVDWELCMGCGICVELCPTEAISLARDEKKGVPLDVRLLA; encoded by the coding sequence ATGAAAGAGGCAGGTTTGCGGAGAATCCTTAATCTTCAAGCCTTTCATGGATATATCTATGCCCGCTGGACAAATCAATATGTTAACCTCCTCGTTAACAAAATCTTTCCCCGGTTGAGTCCCCTAAGAAAAATATGGTTATCAGAGCACTATCACGGCAAAATCCTTACACCTGAACAAGCCCATTCCATCATAACCAATGATAAAGATATTCCTTTGCATGATCTGGAACAGATTATCCCTTATCAAATAGCGCGCGATATCGTACTCAAGGGGCCGCCTGATGTAGCTGTTTATGAATGTTCCTGCCGCCATAATCATGAGAATCCCTGTCAGCCAACTCAGGTCTGTATGATCGTGGGTCAACCATTTGTAGATTTTATATTGGAGCATAACCCAAAAAGCAGCCGCAAACTCACTCAAACGGAGGCTTTAGAACTCCTCCAATCCGAACATGAACGCGGGCACTTGCACACTGCCTGGTTTAAGGATGCTTGTATAGATCGCTTTTACTCCATCTGCAACTGCTGCAAGTGTTGTTGTGGGGGAATAGAAGCCATGGTGAAATATGATATCCCATCAATGGCCTCTTCGGGTTACGTAGCGCAGTTAGATAATGATATTTGCACTGCCTGTGGCACATGCATAGATGTATGTCCTTTTAGTGCTCTCTCTGAAAATGAAATATGTGTTGCTGTAGATTGGGAACTATGTATGGGTTGTGGAATATGCGTAGAACTGTGCCCCACCGAAGCTATATCGTTGGCACGTGATGAGAAGAAAGGTGTACCCTTGGATGTACGATTGTTAGCTTGA